A genomic window from Silene latifolia isolate original U9 population chromosome Y, ASM4854445v1, whole genome shotgun sequence includes:
- the LOC141628668 gene encoding uncharacterized protein LOC141628668, whose protein sequence is MANTPARKIIRLSRQEIVETGLQAMQFGSHNLLETLNNLTPKVGIGTIGSVLPPDGAMDLESKSQFTLNMVYAYNGTQERKEFWAKIYQIKNQTQGPWVICGEFNIVLSPTERLGGHNIEEEIEDFKQCVDECEVMDCPASGSLYTWCNKQDPSTRVYSRLDRVLVNQMWLTDNPLSYAHFYCAGTFDHTPCVVQEQCDGHKKRRSFKYLNMWSQYVAFKSCVQEHWSKTWHGTKMYNLVHKLKNLKGPLKNLNKNDFDDIENNDARARMYLESIHEKLRIDPNKPELIHMEIEAASSKSKVTWVDKGDSNNRYFHSVIKTRQVRSKVMKIEYSKGVLCEDITQIQAAFIEFYTELLDTSSPVTKVSQNVVQLGNLCTEENHAILLSPITNDEIKQVLFSIPPPHKAARPDGYSSAFFRDSWDIVGHSVCEAIHDFFHNGQLLKQLNHTLVTVIPKCDLPKKVTQFRPISCCNVVYKCIFKLLCNRLAQILPHIISDSQCGFIKGRSIVENILICQDVIRCYNRKSVSPRFMLKVDLKKAYDSVNWDFLEQMLTYLNFPPFFIHLIMECTRAASYSLVLNGESFGHFKGAKGLRQGDPLSPLLFTIAMEYLSRILAYTTATFPFRFHPLCSPLRLTHLMFADDLLLFCKGDVKSIMYASGEANQSYKKFWFQKLSYSGRLVLVSSVLTALYNYWVNIFVIPKGVLNKVNSICRNYLWDGGSDFIRCPRVSWEKICSSKSEGGLGLRDSHVWNIAAMGKLPGNDISWGWKSVCRIKDKLAAGYSNGQWVLDKKGYTIRSGYELLRQKFQTVNWHKQIWNTWCISKHQFIAWLVAREALLLKERLLSLGIAADVDCLLCGRGIENHIHLFQTCEYARKIFDELGKLLDDALPATDLLHLIDYGQHSKLKKGVLLCAVLAAHYHIWIQRNQARVDGCILRPNLVVSQIMKLLKMRVGSRLKPNLASRDVMWLSSVKLNM, encoded by the exons ATGGCTAATACTCCTGCTCGCAAGATTATTCGTCTGAGTAGGCAAGAAATTGTTGAGACTGGACTTCAGGCTATGCAGTTTGGTTCCCATAATCTGCTGGAAACTCTGAACAACTTGACCCCTAAAGTAGGAATAGGGACAATTGGTAGTGTATTGCCTCCAGATGGGG CTATGGACTTGGAGTCTAAGTCCCAGTTTACTCTTAATATGGTGTATGCTTATAATGGGACACAAGAAAGAAAAGAGTTTTGGGCAAAGATTTACCAAATTAAAAATCAGACTCAGGGGCCTTGGGTTATTTGTGGTGAGTTTAACATTGTCCTTAGTCCAACTGAAAGACTTGGTGGTCACAACATAGAGGAAGAAATTGAGGATTTTAAACAATGTGTTGATGAGTGTGAAGTGATGGATTGTCCAGCTTCTGGATCTCTTTATACTTGGTGCAACAAGCAAGATCCTTCCACCAGAGTTTATAGCCGTCTTGATAGAGTTTTAGTTAATCAAATGTGGCTCACTGATAATCCTCTTTCTTATGCTCACTTTTATTGTGCAGGCACGTTTGATCATACACCTTGTGTGGTGCAAGAACAATGTGATGGACATAAGAAGAGGAGAAGCTTTAAATATCTCAACATGTGGAGTCAATATGTTGCCTTCAAATCTTGTGTCCAAGAGCATTGGAGTAAAACTTGGCATGGGACCAAAATGTACAATTTAGTTCACAAGCTTAAAAATCTTAAGGGGCCACTTAAGAATCTCAACAAGAATGACTTTGATGATATTGAGAACAATGATGCCAGGGCTAGGATGTATCTTGAATCCATTCATGAGAAGCTAAGGATTGATCCCAATAAGCCTGAGCTAATTCACATGGAGATTGAAGCTGCCAGCAGT AAATCCAAAGTCACATGGGTGGATAAAGGTGATAGCAACAATAGATATTTCCACAGTGTGATTAAAACCAGGCAAGTGAGGAGTAAAGTTATGAAAATTGAATATAGCAAGGGTGTGCTGTGTGAGGATATTACTCAAATTCAGGCTGCTTTTATTGAGTTCTATACTGAGTTACTTGACACCAGCTCACCTGTTACAAAAGTATCTCAAAATGTGGTTCAGCTGGGTAATCTTTGTACGGAGGAAAATCATGCTATCCTGCTTTCTCCCATCACCAATGATGAGATTAAACAGGTATTATTTTCAATCCCCCCCCCCCATAAGGCTGCTAGGCCTGATGGGTATTCCAGTGCGTTTTTTAGGGATTCCTGGGACATTGTGGGTCATTCTGTGTGTGAGGCTATTCATGATTTTTTCCACAATGGTCAGCTTTTAAAACAACTTAATCACACTCTTGTTACAGTAATCCCTAAATGTGATTTACCCAAAAAGGTTACACAATTCAGACCCATTTCTTGTTGCAATGTAGTGTATAAGTGTATTTTCAAGTTGTTGTGCAACAGGCTAGCTCAAATTCTTCCTCATATTATTAGTGATAGCCAATGTGGGTTTATTAAAGGTCGAAGTATTGTGGAGAACATCCTAATTTGTCAAGATGTGATTAGATGTTATAATAGGAAGTCTGTGTCACCTAGGTTCATGCTCAAAGTAGACTTAAAAAAAGCCTATGACTCAGTTAATTGGGATTTCTTGGAACAAATGCTTACCTACTTAAATTTCCCTCCTTTCTTTATTCATCTAATCATGGAGTGCACAAGAGCTGCTTCATACTCTCTTGTCCTTAATGGTGAGTCTTTTGGTCATTTCAAGGGTGCTAAAGGTCTGAGGCAGGGTGATCCCCTGTCTCCCCTTCTTTTCACTATTGCTATGGAGTATTTGAGTAGGATTCTAGCCTATACCACAGCTACTTTTCCTTTCAGATTCCATCCTCTTTGTAGTCCCTTGAGATTGACCCacctgatgtttgctgatgatttatTACTTTTCTGCAAAGGAGATGTGAAGTCAATAATG TATGCTAGTGGAGAAGCTAATCAATCGTATAAGAAGTTTTGGTTCCAAAAATTATCATACTCTGGGAGATTGGTGTTAGTGTCCTCTGTGCTCACTGCTCTTTACAACTACTGGGTGAATATCTTTGTTATACCTAAGGGTGTGCTCAACAAAGTCAACTCCATATGTAGGAATTATTTATGGGATGGAGGGTCTGACTTTATCAGATGTCCAAGAGTGAGTTGGGAGAAAATCTGCTCCTCCAAGTCTGAGGGGGGACTGGGACTTAGAGACAGTCATGTTTGGAACATTGCAGCTATGGGCAAACTT CCTGGGAATGACATCAGTTGGGGTTGGAAGTCAGTTTGTAGGATCAAAGACAAACTGGCTGCTGGTTATTCCAATGGGCAATGGGTGTTAGATAAAAAAGGCTATACAATACGAAGTGGTTATGAGCTTCTCAGACAGAAGTTTCAGACTGTAAACTGGCACAAACAGATCTGGAATACTTGGTGCATCTCTAAACATCAATTTATAGCTTGGCTTGTGGCTAGAGAGGCTCTTCTACTCAAGGAGAGGCTACTGTCATTAGGTATAGCTGCTGATGTTGACTGCTTGTTATGTGGCAGGGGGATAGAAAACCATATTCACTTGTTTCAGACTTGTGAATATGCAAGGAAGATCTTTGATGAACTTGGTAAACTGTTGGATGATGCTCTTCCTGCAACTGATTTGTTGCATCTTATAGATTATGGACAACATTCAAAGTTGAAGAAAGGGGTGTTGTTGTGTGCTGTTCTTGCAGCACACTATCACATCTGGATCCAGAGAAATCAGGCTAGAGTTGATGGCTGCATTCTTAGGCCTAATCTAGTTGTCTCACAGATAATGAAGTTACTTAAAATGCGGGTTGGTTCACgtcttaagccaaatttagcaaGCCGAGATGTTATGTGGCTAAGTAGTGTTAAATTGAATATGTAG